One Actinomycetota bacterium DNA segment encodes these proteins:
- a CDS encoding redox-sensing transcriptional repressor Rex: MRVANIPEPTLVRLTIYARCLADMVKEGETIVSSDELAHRAGVNAAQVRKDLSYLGSFGRRGVGYNVRHLAERITIAMGLTRERTFIIVGAGKLGSALLGYAGFLDKGFRPAAAFDADEAKVGREIGGVKILPVKDIGEFVASSGTDIAILTVPAGQAQAVADTLVRAGIKAILNFAPMIVKVPPHIRIRQVELSSEMEVLAHYLNSQGD; this comes from the coding sequence CTGAGAGTCGCCAATATACCGGAACCGACACTTGTCAGACTTACGATTTACGCCCGTTGCCTGGCCGACATGGTCAAGGAAGGCGAGACTATTGTTTCATCCGACGAACTGGCGCACCGGGCCGGGGTAAACGCGGCCCAAGTCCGCAAAGACCTGTCATATTTAGGTAGTTTCGGCCGTCGCGGAGTCGGCTACAATGTCCGCCATTTGGCGGAGCGGATTACGATTGCGATGGGTTTGACCAGGGAAAGAACATTTATTATCGTAGGCGCGGGCAAACTCGGCAGCGCGCTTTTAGGTTACGCCGGCTTCCTGGACAAGGGATTTAGACCGGCGGCCGCGTTTGACGCGGATGAGGCCAAAGTCGGCCGGGAAATCGGCGGGGTAAAGATATTACCCGTCAAAGATATAGGCGAATTCGTTGCCTCCAGCGGTACCGACATTGCGATTCTGACGGTGCCGGCCGGCCAGGCGCAAGCGGTCGCCGATACGTTGGTACGGGCGGGCATCAAAGCCATCCTTAACTTCGCTCCGATGATTGTTAAGGTTCCGCCCCATATAAGGATCAGGCAAGTGGAACTGTCTTCAGAGATGGAAGTTCTGGCGCATTACCTGAATTCCCAGGGCGATTAA
- a CDS encoding HD domain-containing phosphohydrolase, protein MSQDLFDRIVIIMIFVFYVVLFETWLVIAPDPSWGGIELVFMTIPVLTMVILYNVWVALAVGAFLAMLYMPVVWPAVVTGNMSSIELTMRFVLMVALAFGAAIYKNFEEKRRERIRRLATRLAKKVNQQTHIIKAQQALGDNLDLSAQLEAFLYWSIRLVLARAGHIVVYDSEKKRVVYAKSGEVDDATDTPAPLRKLIKGKRTDVKQEDIDSFTNEMQVLEDSICVPLKVGKNNLGALCLTPKESQAFSEDDLNLISMLGVKAAISIENAKLHELNTQLFIDSIRALAKIINARDPLTKDHSTRVAHMADRLARHKGLHGRSLSNIVLAADLHDIGRIIIPDAILYKPGRLTKKEFEVVKQHPEVGFDLLRDVRALKDVLPGVRYHHERYDGQGYPEGLEGENIPLMARIIAVADTYEALTSDRSHRQSIPARKAEAMLKDVSGTQLDPELVDILLKIIGPTMGKSKRRVSEKAK, encoded by the coding sequence ATGAGCCAGGATTTGTTCGACCGCATAGTTATTATCATGATCTTTGTCTTTTACGTCGTCCTTTTTGAGACCTGGCTTGTCATCGCGCCTGACCCCAGCTGGGGTGGCATTGAACTTGTGTTCATGACTATCCCTGTGTTGACCATGGTCATCCTGTACAACGTCTGGGTCGCTTTGGCCGTCGGCGCTTTCTTGGCGATGTTGTATATGCCGGTGGTCTGGCCGGCGGTAGTTACCGGGAACATGTCAAGCATCGAGCTCACGATGCGATTCGTCCTCATGGTCGCATTAGCTTTCGGCGCGGCCATCTACAAGAATTTCGAGGAAAAACGGCGAGAGCGAATAAGGCGGCTGGCGACAAGATTGGCCAAGAAGGTCAATCAGCAGACGCATATCATAAAGGCACAACAAGCCCTCGGAGATAACCTAGACCTGTCAGCCCAACTGGAGGCCTTTCTTTACTGGTCCATCCGGTTGGTTTTGGCCAGGGCTGGTCATATAGTGGTCTATGATAGTGAAAAAAAGCGAGTCGTGTACGCCAAGTCGGGCGAAGTCGACGACGCCACGGATACACCGGCTCCACTCAGGAAGCTGATCAAGGGCAAACGGACCGATGTCAAACAGGAGGACATTGATTCCTTTACCAACGAAATGCAGGTTCTGGAGGACAGCATCTGCGTTCCGCTCAAGGTCGGGAAGAACAATCTGGGAGCGCTCTGCTTAACGCCGAAAGAAAGCCAGGCCTTTTCGGAAGATGACCTGAACTTAATCTCCATGCTCGGTGTGAAGGCCGCCATCTCGATCGAGAACGCCAAACTACACGAGCTTAACACTCAGCTATTTATCGATAGCATTCGGGCGCTCGCGAAAATCATCAATGCCCGCGACCCGCTAACAAAGGATCACTCAACCAGAGTAGCGCATATGGCAGACCGTCTGGCGCGTCACAAGGGTTTGCACGGCCGCTCCCTGTCAAACATTGTGCTGGCCGCGGACCTGCATGACATCGGACGCATCATTATCCCGGACGCGATACTGTACAAACCGGGCCGCCTGACGAAGAAAGAGTTCGAAGTGGTCAAGCAACACCCGGAAGTAGGTTTCGATCTTCTGCGGGACGTGCGAGCGCTCAAGGACGTCTTGCCGGGGGTCCGATATCACCACGAGCGGTACGACGGCCAGGGTTACCCGGAGGGTTTAGAAGGCGAGAACATCCCCTTGATGGCAAGGATCATCGCCGTCGCCGACACGTACGAAGCCCTGACCTCAGACCGTTCGCACCGGCAGTCGATCCCTGCGAGAAAGGCTGAAGCAATGCTTAAAGACGTGTCCGGAACGCAGTTGGACCCGGAGCTTGTCGACATTCTTCTTAAAATCATCGGACCGACTATGGGTAAGTCGAAGCGAAGGGTCTCTGAAAAGGCGAAATGA
- a CDS encoding cytochrome c3 family protein, which translates to MVKDTDRGKPENKSKKAASAKGTPTKKTAPPKKTAGEVDNVVGASGKSTKASKPAVKKSVATKPPAGKPDIKKPPASTETVTDKPIATDKPMADSAGKRVWAGEPARKPATAAAGVVDGEDKSSESEERRRRIILTLWLTMFTVLIIVFIWVFFSLFAPGRAQLTAAKKCLQCHEKEMARQLGSQYLHEPFGKELCTNCHVEPKTPDKACDPKKRIYAVLSGTLDKVCTKCHTNAKAAMTKKFVHRPFKGKRCTDCHDPHASQFEKLTIMPEQELCVSCHYGTSFMQAFQHEPAQKRNCVDCHEPHASDEAKDLVLPVNQLCYSCHFRVAQQNLRLYKHKPFLDGNCIACHKPHSSPTAKILAYEYNTLCESCHPTIGADFQRLSHHPLGIEPMKNCGVCHLYHSADWPKLLPLENTINCYQSQCHPGLQAYFDTSEHNSTVMGMLAKQNLAVTCSACHSPHGANYTTLLTVDRYAVCLACHADKTGNPAHGTFAHPFNPPYVDTWHGDYLWCGSCHNFHGSPYPAMRLALGDDLCLKCHNPSDLESTFR; encoded by the coding sequence GTGGTTAAAGATACAGACAGAGGTAAACCTGAAAACAAGTCCAAGAAAGCCGCCTCTGCTAAAGGTACCCCGACAAAGAAAACCGCTCCGCCTAAAAAGACAGCAGGAGAGGTAGATAACGTCGTCGGGGCGAGCGGCAAGTCCACCAAGGCGAGCAAACCGGCGGTAAAGAAGTCCGTCGCGACTAAGCCTCCGGCGGGAAAACCGGATATAAAAAAACCGCCGGCGTCGACCGAGACAGTGACCGACAAGCCGATAGCGACCGACAAGCCAATGGCGGATAGTGCTGGTAAACGTGTCTGGGCGGGGGAACCGGCCAGAAAACCGGCAACGGCGGCGGCCGGCGTGGTCGACGGCGAGGATAAGTCCAGCGAGAGCGAAGAACGGCGGCGGCGGATTATCCTGACATTATGGTTAACGATGTTCACCGTCCTGATCATCGTGTTTATTTGGGTTTTCTTTAGTCTTTTCGCGCCCGGACGCGCCCAACTGACAGCGGCTAAGAAATGTCTCCAGTGCCACGAGAAGGAAATGGCGCGCCAGTTGGGCTCGCAGTACCTCCACGAACCGTTCGGCAAGGAGCTCTGCACCAACTGCCATGTCGAGCCAAAAACGCCTGACAAAGCATGTGATCCGAAGAAACGCATCTACGCCGTGTTAAGCGGAACGCTGGATAAGGTCTGCACCAAGTGCCACACGAACGCGAAGGCGGCGATGACCAAGAAATTCGTACACCGGCCGTTCAAAGGCAAGAGATGTACGGACTGTCACGACCCCCACGCCTCTCAATTCGAGAAGCTGACCATTATGCCGGAGCAGGAACTCTGCGTTTCCTGCCACTACGGCACCTCGTTTATGCAGGCATTCCAGCACGAACCGGCGCAGAAAAGAAACTGTGTCGATTGTCACGAGCCCCATGCCAGCGATGAAGCGAAAGACCTTGTCTTGCCCGTCAATCAGCTTTGCTACAGCTGCCATTTCCGTGTCGCCCAACAGAATCTGAGACTATACAAGCACAAGCCCTTCCTGGACGGAAACTGCATAGCCTGCCATAAACCGCACAGTTCGCCCACGGCCAAGATTCTGGCTTACGAATACAATACGTTATGCGAAAGTTGTCACCCGACCATCGGGGCGGACTTCCAGCGGTTAAGCCATCATCCGCTGGGGATCGAGCCGATGAAGAACTGCGGCGTCTGCCATCTTTATCATTCGGCCGATTGGCCGAAGTTGCTGCCGCTGGAGAATACCATTAACTGTTATCAGAGCCAGTGCCATCCGGGCCTGCAGGCCTACTTTGACACCTCCGAGCACAACAGCACCGTTATGGGTATGCTCGCCAAGCAGAACCTGGCCGTAACCTGCAGCGCTTGCCATTCACCTCACGGCGCCAACTATACGACTTTGTTAACCGTCGACAGATATGCCGTCTGTTTGGCGTGCCACGCAGACAAGACCGGTAACCCGGCGCACGGTACTTTCGCACATCCGTTCAATCCGCCCTATGTCGACACGTGGCATGGTGACTACCTCTGGTGCGGTAGCTGTCACAACTTCCACGGTTCACCCTATCCGGCCATGAGGCTGGCATTGGGCGACGATCTTTGTTTGAAGTGCCACAATCCGAGCGACTTGGAAAGCACGTTCCGTTAG
- a CDS encoding tetratricopeptide repeat protein: MSFLDSISDKTISTAIKVVATLIVIVLVAGIGYLAYQQIGPKIQIPPLVQEEIDKALQTIAKDPKDADTRVKLAGLYVGQKMWNDAQTELDNAISINKNHIGALSLLGQVAEARGQTANAIDYYKKAIALSDKTEFKSLNPFMYESIYRLGSIYIEQKKYKEAIDVLKKGTAVNPIDSDLHVKLGEAYVLNKQPDEAIAELEQGLTYVPNFAEGYYWLGRAYEVKGDKEKAKANYEQAMKFKKGYTQAEEALSKLK, translated from the coding sequence ATGAGTTTTCTTGATTCAATCAGTGACAAGACAATAAGCACAGCCATAAAGGTGGTCGCGACGTTGATAGTAATAGTGCTGGTTGCAGGCATCGGCTATCTTGCTTATCAACAGATCGGACCCAAGATCCAGATTCCGCCTTTGGTTCAGGAGGAGATCGATAAGGCCCTGCAGACGATTGCGAAGGATCCGAAGGACGCGGACACCCGGGTTAAGCTGGCCGGCCTCTACGTCGGCCAAAAGATGTGGAATGACGCGCAGACCGAACTGGACAACGCCATCAGCATCAACAAGAACCACATCGGCGCCCTGTCTCTACTGGGCCAAGTGGCCGAGGCGCGGGGGCAGACCGCCAACGCGATCGATTACTACAAGAAAGCCATCGCGTTGTCGGATAAGACCGAATTCAAATCCCTGAATCCCTTTATGTATGAATCCATTTACCGACTAGGGTCGATCTATATCGAGCAGAAGAAATACAAGGAGGCGATCGACGTCCTGAAGAAAGGCACGGCCGTCAACCCGATCGATAGCGATCTCCACGTCAAGCTGGGCGAGGCGTATGTCTTGAACAAGCAACCCGACGAGGCCATCGCCGAACTGGAGCAAGGCTTGACGTATGTGCCCAATTTCGCGGAGGGATATTATTGGCTCGGTCGGGCTTATGAAGTGAAAGGCGACAAGGAGAAAGCCAAAGCGAACTACGAGCAGGCAATGAAATTCAAGAAAGGTTATACGCAAGCTGAGGAGGCTTTGAGCAAACTGAAATGA
- a CDS encoding 6-bladed beta-propeller: MSIEEKIMQAEGADKRKKKLRTLGILTAILILIIAAILFFIFNKKPIARLLSGDTQKPVYISSMFGDLDWPIGVAVSPDGQRIYVVDSNHRQIKYFNPAGKQLGAFGKALNQASGGEGFLNPLYIAVSPKGDVYVTDRSAAAIQIYSSTGKYISRFTPKTDQPDFSWSPLTVAFDKKGLMYVADATKDKHRILVFDANGQLKLQFGKEGTGNGEFEFINGLAIRSNGDIYAADSNNSRIQVFTKDGKFKAVIGKGGKNTLGHPVALGFDAKGQLNISDTFGHSVMVYDTAGKFLFKYGSYGNGDGQFMFPMGLAVYQNTVYVVDREGKRIEVWEY; the protein is encoded by the coding sequence ATGAGCATTGAAGAAAAAATCATGCAGGCCGAAGGGGCCGACAAAAGAAAAAAGAAACTCAGAACGTTGGGCATCTTAACAGCGATATTGATACTCATCATCGCGGCGATTTTGTTTTTCATCTTCAACAAGAAACCGATCGCCCGGCTACTTAGCGGAGATACTCAGAAACCGGTTTACATCTCGTCGATGTTCGGCGACCTGGACTGGCCGATCGGCGTGGCCGTCAGTCCCGACGGCCAGAGGATTTACGTCGTCGACTCCAACCACCGCCAGATCAAGTACTTTAATCCTGCCGGGAAACAACTTGGCGCATTCGGCAAGGCGTTGAACCAAGCAAGCGGCGGTGAGGGTTTCTTAAATCCGCTCTATATCGCGGTCAGCCCGAAAGGCGACGTCTACGTGACCGACCGGAGCGCGGCGGCTATCCAGATCTATTCGTCCACGGGCAAGTACATCTCGAGGTTTACCCCGAAGACGGACCAACCCGACTTCAGCTGGAGCCCGCTTACGGTGGCTTTTGATAAGAAGGGCTTGATGTACGTTGCCGACGCCACGAAGGATAAGCACAGGATTCTAGTGTTTGATGCCAACGGCCAGCTGAAGCTGCAATTCGGCAAGGAAGGCACGGGCAACGGCGAATTCGAGTTCATCAACGGTTTGGCAATCAGGAGCAACGGCGATATTTACGCCGCTGACAGCAACAACAGCCGGATTCAGGTATTCACCAAAGACGGTAAGTTCAAGGCGGTTATCGGCAAGGGCGGCAAGAACACCCTGGGCCACCCGGTCGCCCTGGGCTTCGACGCTAAGGGACAATTGAATATCTCCGACACGTTCGGGCATAGCGTCATGGTTTATGACACGGCGGGTAAATTCCTGTTCAAGTACGGTTCTTACGGCAACGGGGACGGACAATTCATGTTCCCGATGGGTCTGGCCGTCTATCAGAATACCGTTTACGTTGTCGACCGCGAGGGGAAACGGATAGAAGTCTGGGAATACTAA